One Amblyomma americanum isolate KBUSLIRL-KWMA chromosome 8, ASM5285725v1, whole genome shotgun sequence DNA window includes the following coding sequences:
- the LOC144101692 gene encoding uncharacterized protein LOC144101692 isoform X2, protein MALLMVFLIALMNAGLSAACLVKSFPDIVGLKSCLGTTSLVLCPGKPADVIVTSFAKAFQCLLKGVSNLNSVGAVAIIVEVIRIVFGQKGLPIPNLDPFCVENNVPGCIPLFPPTTTATCGAVPIPVSVPNNAETAQCFNFGPLVCTAPTKVTDALANTLMKTISCLLKAFIDTNPRVLEKILGCIIYNLLAGIAASIPLPLNVPVQALAGAVKVKFRCP, encoded by the exons CCGCGTGCCTTGTTAAGAGTTTTCCTGATATCGTGGGCCTTAAAAGT TGCCTTGGGACTACTTCTTTGGTTCTGTGCCCCGGTAAACCT GCAGACGTAATCGTCACCAGCTTTGCAAAGGCTTTTCAG TGCCTATTAAAAGGGGTGTCGAACCTGAATTCTGTGGGTGCCGTGGCCATCATCGTGGAGGTGATCAGAATCGTCTTCGGCCAAAAAGGCCTAC CTATCCCGAACTTAGACCCCTTTTGCGTTGAGAACAACGTGCCGGGATGCATACCACTCTTTCCCCCAACCACAACTGCGACCTGCGGGGCAGTACCAATTCCTGTTTCTGTTCCTAATAACGCCGAAACTGCTCAG TGCTTCAACTTCGGTCCGCTTGTGTGCACTGCACCCACTAAAGTGACG GACGCACTCGCTAATACGTTGATGAAGACTATATCG TGCCTGCTGAAAGCCTTCATTGACACGAATCCTCGAGTCCTCGAGAAGATTCTCGGCTGCATCATCTATAATCTTCTGGCTGGCATTGCTGCGAGCATTCCCCTGCCATTAAATGTTCCTGTACAAGCCCTGGCCGGTGCAGTCAAAGTAAAGTTCCGCT GTCCCTAA
- the LOC144101692 gene encoding uncharacterized protein LOC144101692 isoform X3, whose amino-acid sequence MALLMVFLIALMNAGLSAACLVKSFPDIVGLKSADVIVTSFAKAFQCLLKGVSNLNSVGAVAIIVEVIRIVFGQKGLPIPNLDPFCVENNVPGCIPLFPPTTTATCGAVPIPVSVPNNAETAQCFNFGPLVCTAPTKVTDALANTLMKTISCLLKAFIDTNPRVLEKILGCIIYNLLAGIAASIPLPLNVPVQALAGAVKVKFRCP is encoded by the exons CCGCGTGCCTTGTTAAGAGTTTTCCTGATATCGTGGGCCTTAAAAGT GCAGACGTAATCGTCACCAGCTTTGCAAAGGCTTTTCAG TGCCTATTAAAAGGGGTGTCGAACCTGAATTCTGTGGGTGCCGTGGCCATCATCGTGGAGGTGATCAGAATCGTCTTCGGCCAAAAAGGCCTAC CTATCCCGAACTTAGACCCCTTTTGCGTTGAGAACAACGTGCCGGGATGCATACCACTCTTTCCCCCAACCACAACTGCGACCTGCGGGGCAGTACCAATTCCTGTTTCTGTTCCTAATAACGCCGAAACTGCTCAG TGCTTCAACTTCGGTCCGCTTGTGTGCACTGCACCCACTAAAGTGACG GACGCACTCGCTAATACGTTGATGAAGACTATATCG TGCCTGCTGAAAGCCTTCATTGACACGAATCCTCGAGTCCTCGAGAAGATTCTCGGCTGCATCATCTATAATCTTCTGGCTGGCATTGCTGCGAGCATTCCCCTGCCATTAAATGTTCCTGTACAAGCCCTGGCCGGTGCAGTCAAAGTAAAGTTCCGCT GTCCCTAA